Sequence from the ANME-2 cluster archaeon genome:
GTAAGGCCGGATATTTTTGATCCCGTCATCCAGAGTGATCCTTATACCAGAATCCTTTACATTATATTCAGGCAGACCTGTATGTATATCAAGAAAACCCCTCATTGCCCTGGCAACACCTTCGGGACTGTAAAGGTCAGGTCTGTCAGGGAAGAATTCAATATCTATATGGTCATCTTCGATACGTTCAATATCTGCACCGATCATGGGAACCCGGTCGATAAAAGTGCCTTTGTCTGTCCCGATAAGTGTTTCAATATCTTCGTAGTACAACGTGATTACTGGCATTGTGATGATTCCTGTTACAATTATGCTGCTGAAATATATTACTTAGGTATATGTATATCATGTGTATCAAATAAATATAAAATAACTGGATTCCGGAACAATGCTGGAATGGTTCCGGCTAAAGAACTTATTTTATACACCCATTTTATACATCTAATTTATACAGTTATTTCAAATTCAGTTCGCTCTTTAGTTCACCAAGGGAAGCAATGCGCTCTGCAAAAGCATTATGGGTGTGGATACTTTCTTCGTTGATCTGTTTAATGGTTATTATAGCCTCATCCGGCAGGTCAGTGAACTCATCTACGATCTTTTTAGCCATTGTCCTGACACAGTCCTCTACGAACTTTGGGTTCTTATGGGCTGTTTCCACAAGCATTGCCTCATCATTGCGTTTGAGTAATTCGTATATATTGGAACTCATTGATTCTTCGATTATACGGATGATCTTATCAATAGAGACCTTGTGACCGCTGGAAACCTCAATAGATATTATGCCCCTCCCTCTCTGGTTATGCGTTGCCATTGGGATATTGTTAAAGAATTCATGGATTGTGTTGTTGTCCACGTTCAATCTCTTCAATTCTTTTTCTGCCTTTTCCCGTATAATTTCCTGGGCACAGGGACAGGCCGTTATACCAATAACCTCGGCACCAACCATCTTTTTGACAGATACTTTGTTGTCATTCTTACGTAATGCCGTGGCCTCTGCAAAAATATCCACAACTTGCTGGCACTTCACTTTATTGATAGGCGTAGTACGCTTGATTATGTACTCGCTCTGCATTATTACCTCTGCCCTGGTGGCGTATTCATGCCTGTCAAGTAGTCTCCTGGTAACTTCTCCGCAGAGTTCTTCAATTTCGCATACCGGTGAAGTAAGCGCTTCCTCAACTACTTCATCAATGGCTTCGAAATTCCGTGACAGGTTTGCACCTTTACGATCTGAAGGAAGGTCTACGAATATATCAAATTTTGATATCAATATTATAGGCCGCTTCTCTGCCCTGGAAACCTCAACCAATTTCTTAACGTCAGTTACTCCAACTCTTGATAGTGTTATTGGAATATCTGGTCTGTTTGCCTGTACATCAGGTAAATGTATTACTGGTAAATCCATCTGGCTATCTCCAACTATTTACAGAAATGAGTTGAATTGCTTTTCAGGTTTACAACTACATTTCTATGAGATAATATTAACGATTCAATTCTGTCAGATAATATTAACGATTATCTATTGTTGCAAGTTTTAATGTGTGGATATAAATCATTTATTTGATCATTGTAAAAATTCAGTAAAATAACGATACATCTGGTGAAAAATGATTGCCACAGAGGACAAAAAGACCACAGAGACCACAGAGTGTTTTCTCTCTGTGTCCTCGTTTACTCTGTGGCTGAGATTGAACAGATTCAAGTCTCCAACCGTCTACCTGCTCCCTTGCAAGATTCCCGAAATAAACATTTCATAAAAATCGACAGCTATCGCTAAGAAAGAATTTGTTTGGTTAACTCCCGTTTTTATTACCCTGACTTATTGAACTTTATATTCCTTATCAATTACCCAATATACAATTCTAAATAGCTTAGCTGCTAAAGCATTCAATGCTGATTTGTGGTGTTTCCCATTCTCAATTTTCCCATAATAATAAGTCCCTAAGTTCTCATCATTCTGTCTTGCCACATTTGCTGCCATAAACAAAGCACTCCGAAGTTGAGTTCATCCCCTCTTCGGAATCGGTCCGGTACTATTCTTGAAATTCCCTGATTGGTGAG
This genomic interval carries:
- a CDS encoding GTP cyclohydrolase I FolE2: MDLPVIHLPDVQANRPDIPITLSRVGVTDVKKLVEVSRAEKRPIILISKFDIFVDLPSDRKGANLSRNFEAIDEVVEEALTSPVCEIEELCGEVTRRLLDRHEYATRAEVIMQSEYIIKRTTPINKVKCQQVVDIFAEATALRKNDNKVSVKKMVGAEVIGITACPCAQEIIREKAEKELKRLNVDNNTIHEFFNNIPMATHNQRGRGIISIEVSSGHKVSIDKIIRIIEESMSSNIYELLKRNDEAMLVETAHKNPKFVEDCVRTMAKKIVDEFTDLPDEAIITIKQINEESIHTHNAFAERIASLGELKSELNLK
- a CDS encoding IS110 family transposase, which codes for MVAFAGLDLFTHQSGNFKNSTGPIPKRG